Proteins from a genomic interval of Niabella soli DSM 19437:
- the tssD gene encoding type VI secretion system tube protein TssD, producing the protein MSFKAQLDVAGHKNNVIDISYALKQETDATGRPSTITRGGKIYITVESTGDTKFFEWMCNNFERKDGKITFTKRDSDATMKELNFKEGYLVDYRENFSSTSDNPITETFTISAKEISMGNASHVNQWAV; encoded by the coding sequence ATGTCGTTTAAAGCACAATTAGATGTGGCTGGACACAAAAACAATGTCATTGACATCAGCTACGCTTTGAAACAAGAGACCGATGCTACCGGTCGTCCTTCTACCATTACCCGCGGCGGTAAAATCTACATCACCGTTGAATCTACCGGAGACACTAAATTTTTCGAGTGGATGTGCAACAACTTCGAAAGAAAAGATGGTAAAATCACCTTCACCAAAAGAGACTCTGATGCTACTATGAAAGAGTTGAATTTCAAAGAAGGCTACCTGGTAGATTACCGCGAGAACTTCAGTTCTACCAGCGATAACCCCATTACTGAAACGTTTACCATCTCTGCAAAAGAGATCTCTATGGGCAACGCTTCTCACGTAAACCAGTGGGCTGTTTAA
- a CDS encoding GIY-YIG nuclease family protein produces the protein MKNNTCFVYILQSKKDRSFYVGQCNDLDRRMSKHFDGFSKYTASKRPLSLVYFEVFLSRSEAIKRERQIKKTKSRKYILQLIENWRKDWQ, from the coding sequence ATGAAAAACAACACCTGTTTTGTATACATTTTACAAAGCAAGAAGGACAGGTCGTTCTATGTTGGGCAGTGTAATGATCTGGACAGACGGATGTCTAAACATTTTGACGGCTTTAGTAAATACACCGCATCTAAAAGACCGCTTTCTCTTGTTTACTTCGAAGTTTTCCTCTCCCGTTCCGAAGCCATTAAAAGAGAACGGCAAATCAAAAAAACAAAAAGCAGAAAATATATTCTCCAATTAATTGAGAATTGGAGAAAGGACTGGCAATAG
- the tssD gene encoding type VI secretion system tube protein TssD: protein MSFIAKFSIDGVERNVLNCSYRLTQVTDDTGRPTSIPRGGSIVLTLESNGSVDLFDWMISSTQTKNGKITFFRRDSMSKLITLNFTDAHCIDYMEEFNHNSEFPMQITLQLSAKELKLNDSAYKNNWPGEN, encoded by the coding sequence ATGTCATTTATAGCAAAATTTTCTATTGACGGTGTCGAAAGAAATGTACTCAATTGTAGTTATCGGTTAACACAAGTGACGGATGACACAGGCCGGCCGACTTCCATACCCAGGGGGGGAAGTATTGTTCTTACATTGGAAAGCAACGGTAGTGTGGATCTGTTTGACTGGATGATTAGTTCTACCCAGACGAAAAATGGCAAGATAACCTTTTTCAGAAGAGACAGCATGAGCAAACTCATTACGCTTAACTTTACAGATGCTCATTGTATTGATTATATGGAAGAATTCAATCACAATAGTGAATTTCCTATGCAGATCACATTGCAGCTAAGTGCAAAAGAATTGAAGCTGAATGATTCCGCCTACAAAAATAACTGGCCGGGCGAGAATTAA
- a CDS encoding ATP-dependent Clp protease ATP-binding subunit: MQFSETLEKAITIAKAIAKENRHNKYAAPHLLKALLHKDVELDPVLVQADVDVYYLADWAEVRIEACPKAAAMKEDLLPADDIATLLDDADTIRIKTNDDAIEPLHVLASISTPGIAFSFDQLKTFPVQRQQLIDLASVSIAGVNLLNELEKNTASGTAKTTANKQVLQKYCIDKTLMASEDKLDPIIGREQEIRMMAEILSRRTKPNVLLIGEPGVGKTALVDGFALAIQSGQVPAFLKNAKVFELNNGAMAAGASYKGETEERLKSVLNEIKQFEKGILFIDEIHALLDKNGPFAGAANLLKPELAKGAITIIGATTIDEYRKNFERDEAFARRFETLTVEEPTPGTAFRMMKVVMPLYEAHHKIKSPDDTMHEAIRLAKRYIKDRRLPDAAIDLADRSMAALRLVKDTGSALLDARKAEYEIFKNNTEASVPLEEYQWHYQQLKSGMSPVVWSAVPTGENPLEMKTTEEILAYLDKVYEILKPLVAEDRTTLEKHDVIAVVADKTGIPLGKIQAQEKERLLNIEEILKQRVVGQDQAIKIISESILESRSGLGKPGQPIGSFFFLGPTGTGKTELAKALADFLFQDETNIIRFDMSEFKEEHSAALLYGAPPGYVGYEEGGLLVNKIRQQPYSVVLFDEIEKAHQSVFDIFLQLMDEGKIHDKLGKEGDFSNALVIFTSNIGSKHVVDSFNKNDAPPDAVSLLNIMSNHFRPEFLGRLTEIVPFAPMKEQMVERILDINLKGLYAALEKQQVSIEITPEAKKKLAGMGFTPEYGARPLHGVIRSQIRRPLSKKIISGELLPGSKALLKVENDELIWGK; this comes from the coding sequence ATGCAATTCTCAGAAACACTTGAAAAAGCAATCACCATTGCCAAAGCTATTGCTAAAGAAAACAGGCATAATAAATACGCAGCCCCGCATCTGTTGAAAGCCTTGCTGCATAAGGATGTGGAGCTGGATCCCGTGTTGGTTCAGGCAGATGTGGATGTCTATTACCTGGCAGACTGGGCAGAGGTACGCATTGAAGCCTGCCCTAAAGCGGCGGCTATGAAAGAAGACCTCCTCCCGGCAGACGATATTGCTACGCTGTTGGATGATGCAGACACCATCCGTATAAAAACCAATGATGACGCAATAGAACCCCTCCACGTATTGGCTTCTATAAGTACGCCGGGTATCGCTTTTTCTTTTGATCAGTTGAAAACCTTTCCCGTTCAACGGCAGCAGCTAATCGACCTGGCTTCCGTTTCCATCGCGGGCGTGAATCTTTTAAATGAGCTGGAAAAAAATACTGCGAGCGGAACTGCAAAAACTACAGCAAACAAGCAGGTGTTGCAGAAATATTGTATCGATAAGACGCTGATGGCATCGGAAGACAAATTGGATCCGATCATCGGCAGGGAGCAGGAGATCCGTATGATGGCAGAAATCCTCAGTCGCCGTACCAAGCCCAATGTGTTGCTGATCGGGGAACCTGGCGTTGGAAAAACAGCATTGGTAGATGGATTTGCCCTGGCTATTCAAAGTGGGCAGGTGCCGGCCTTTTTAAAGAATGCAAAAGTTTTTGAACTCAACAATGGCGCCATGGCCGCGGGAGCATCCTATAAAGGCGAAACAGAAGAGCGGCTGAAATCCGTGCTCAATGAAATAAAGCAATTCGAAAAAGGGATTCTTTTTATTGATGAGATCCATGCATTGCTGGACAAGAACGGCCCCTTTGCAGGAGCGGCTAATTTGCTAAAGCCGGAACTGGCCAAAGGTGCGATTACCATCATCGGGGCCACCACTATTGACGAATACCGGAAGAATTTTGAGCGGGACGAAGCTTTTGCACGTCGGTTTGAAACACTTACTGTGGAAGAACCCACGCCGGGTACTGCTTTCCGTATGATGAAAGTAGTGATGCCGCTTTACGAAGCCCACCATAAAATAAAAAGTCCGGACGATACAATGCATGAAGCGATCCGTCTCGCGAAACGTTATATAAAGGATCGCCGTTTGCCGGACGCTGCTATTGACCTGGCAGACCGGTCCATGGCGGCTTTGCGCCTGGTAAAAGATACCGGGTCGGCGCTGCTTGACGCCCGGAAAGCTGAATATGAAATATTTAAGAATAATACAGAAGCTTCTGTGCCATTGGAAGAATATCAATGGCATTACCAGCAATTGAAAAGCGGCATGAGCCCGGTAGTATGGAGCGCCGTTCCAACCGGTGAAAACCCGCTGGAAATGAAGACGACCGAAGAAATATTAGCTTATCTCGACAAGGTATATGAAATATTGAAACCTCTGGTAGCGGAAGATCGTACTACATTAGAAAAACACGATGTGATCGCCGTGGTGGCCGATAAAACCGGCATCCCGCTTGGAAAGATCCAGGCGCAGGAGAAAGAACGGTTATTAAATATTGAAGAGATCCTGAAACAGCGGGTGGTAGGTCAGGACCAGGCCATAAAGATCATTAGTGAGTCGATACTCGAATCCCGTTCCGGGCTGGGCAAGCCGGGCCAACCGATCGGATCCTTCTTTTTCCTGGGGCCTACAGGTACCGGTAAAACAGAATTGGCCAAGGCATTGGCCGATTTCCTGTTCCAGGACGAAACTAATATCATCCGCTTTGATATGTCAGAATTTAAGGAAGAGCATTCCGCCGCCCTGTTGTACGGAGCGCCTCCGGGATACGTGGGGTACGAAGAAGGCGGTTTGCTGGTAAATAAGATCCGTCAGCAGCCTTACTCTGTAGTGCTTTTTGATGAGATCGAAAAAGCGCATCAATCGGTGTTTGATATTTTTTTGCAACTGATGGATGAGGGGAAAATACACGACAAACTGGGCAAGGAAGGCGATTTTTCCAATGCCCTGGTCATTTTTACTTCCAATATCGGCAGTAAACATGTGGTGGATTCGTTCAATAAAAACGACGCCCCACCCGATGCCGTTAGTCTGCTCAATATTATGAGCAATCATTTCCGGCCCGAGTTCCTGGGACGCCTAACGGAGATTGTTCCGTTTGCCCCAATGAAAGAACAGATGGTGGAGCGCATTCTGGACATCAACCTGAAAGGATTGTATGCAGCCCTTGAAAAACAACAGGTCAGCATAGAAATAACGCCTGAAGCAAAGAAAAAACTGGCAGGCATGGGCTTTACGCCGGAATATGGCGCCCGGCCACTACATGGGGTGATTCGCTCCCAGATCAGGAGGCCGCTGTCAAAAAAGATCATTTCCGGCGAGTTGCTTCCCGGATCCAAAGCATTGTTAAAAGTTGAAAATGACGAGCTTATCTGGGGAAAATAA
- a CDS encoding DUF5458 family protein, translated as MATAQNNPAAEDQNTHKEFKQPAVKELRSLDAHLDALARLGGFDLLESAIDNVQNLNPERKARKKIFLDEAAKKEERNELKKTLSWWIDVLGKTDELGEMVQDCEHQAAIADNTLKSNLKKALDRTRELERSYRSVASFFKNTESQKVKNISVMNAELDQLKDLDNTRFIDHIQAELVNNYDRLDLRNNYSILVLPGYLGSNKVVEKWAKIAHDNKVMLVTDFENLDTPDDVMELFEAANLTGGDPYRSNVMMACNWLVGRGKVDAVGEEDHLYIPPSSSLAGKVYYTLMSQVTAGKKYGTMNEVDGVKFDLKKSEIAGLEKLGLIPMAKEYGKVMAFSAKTLFNGDNIGLQTYSVVRVFDYVAKVMMDFLNRRAFENFNANTRKELNSQIVKFLDGITGPSKLIENFTIKRFEQDPVQKDRIHLDIHLKPYFPAKTFLIKLEGQKGDDPDGVDWMSKYEQEGK; from the coding sequence ATGGCAACTGCTCAAAATAACCCCGCGGCTGAAGACCAAAATACGCATAAAGAGTTTAAGCAACCTGCGGTAAAAGAATTACGATCGCTCGATGCTCATTTGGATGCGCTCGCCCGTTTGGGCGGATTTGATCTGCTGGAATCGGCCATAGATAATGTGCAGAACCTGAACCCTGAGCGCAAGGCGCGAAAAAAGATCTTTTTAGATGAAGCGGCTAAAAAAGAAGAACGCAACGAGTTAAAAAAGACCTTAAGCTGGTGGATCGACGTGTTGGGTAAAACCGATGAGCTGGGTGAAATGGTGCAGGATTGCGAGCATCAGGCCGCAATTGCAGATAACACGCTAAAGTCTAATCTCAAAAAAGCCCTGGACCGTACCCGGGAGCTGGAACGTTCCTATCGTTCGGTGGCGTCTTTCTTTAAAAATACAGAAAGCCAGAAGGTTAAAAATATTTCCGTGATGAACGCGGAACTGGATCAGCTAAAAGATCTGGACAATACCCGTTTCATCGATCATATACAGGCCGAACTGGTAAATAACTACGATCGTCTTGATCTGCGTAATAACTACAGTATACTGGTATTGCCGGGCTACCTAGGCTCCAATAAAGTGGTGGAGAAATGGGCCAAAATCGCACACGATAATAAAGTGATGCTGGTAACCGATTTCGAAAACCTGGATACGCCGGATGATGTAATGGAATTGTTTGAAGCCGCCAATCTTACCGGCGGCGATCCCTACCGCTCCAATGTAATGATGGCCTGCAACTGGCTGGTAGGGCGCGGAAAGGTAGACGCAGTGGGAGAAGAAGACCATCTGTACATTCCTCCCTCAAGTTCTTTAGCGGGTAAAGTTTATTATACGCTGATGTCTCAGGTTACTGCCGGTAAAAAATACGGCACCATGAATGAGGTAGATGGCGTGAAATTTGATTTAAAGAAAAGTGAAATAGCCGGGCTGGAAAAACTGGGGTTGATCCCGATGGCGAAAGAGTACGGCAAGGTAATGGCGTTTTCGGCCAAAACCCTGTTTAATGGCGATAATATCGGCTTGCAGACCTATTCTGTAGTAAGGGTGTTCGACTATGTGGCAAAAGTGATGATGGACTTTCTGAACAGAAGGGCTTTTGAGAATTTTAACGCCAACACAAGAAAAGAACTGAATTCGCAGATTGTAAAGTTTTTAGATGGAATCACCGGACCGAGCAAACTGATCGAGAACTTTACGATAAAAAGATTTGAACAGGACCCGGTGCAAAAAGACCGGATCCATTTGGATATACATTTAAAGCCCTACTTCCCGGCTAAAACGTTCCTTATAAAGCTGGAAGGTCAGAAAGGTGATGACCCGGACGGAGTAGACTGGATGTCGAAGTACGAGCAGGAAGGTAAGTAG